The segment GGCATTGCCGTGGACGTCCGAAACCGAGGATGACCTTGACATCAAGAAGGCGGAGCAGGTGCTGGATGAGGATCACTACGGACTGGAGAAGCCGAAGGAGCGGGTGCTGGAGTATTTGGCCGTGCAGAAGCTCGTCAAAAAGCTGAAGGGTCCCATTCTTTGTCTGGTCGGACCTCCCGGCGTAGGTAAAACGTCCCTCGCGCGCTCCATCGCCCGTTCACTGGAGCGGAAGTTTGTTCGTATTTCCCTGGGCGGCGTACGGGACGAGGCCGAAATTCGCGGTCACCGCCGGACTTATGTAGGAGCCATGCCGGGACGTATTGTCCAAGGCATGAAGACGGCAGGCTCCAGAAATCCGGTGTTCCTGCTGGATGAGATTGATAAGATGGCCAGCGATTTCCGGGGAGATCCGGCTTCAGCTTTGCTGGAGGTGCTGGATCCGGAGCAGAACAACACCTTTAGTGACCATTTTGTTGAGCTTCCTTTCGATCTGTCCCAGGTGATGTTTGTCACGACAGCCAATGCCCTGCATACGATTCCGCGTCCGTTGCTGGACCGGATGGAGGTGCTGTATATCCCGGGCTATACTGAGCTTGAGAAGCAGCAAATCGCCACGCGCTACCTGCTGCCGAAGCAGAAGCGGGATCATGGCCTGGAGCCGGACCAGCTGCACCTGGAGGAAGACGCGCTGCTGAAGGTGATCCGGGAGTATACCCGGGAATCGGGCGTGCGTAACCTGGAGCAGCAGATCGCAGCGCTGTGCCGCAAAACAGCCAAGAAGATCGTGACAAGTGAGCCGGGTGTCATTACAATTACAGCAGAAGACATCAAGGAATACCTCGGTGTACCGAAATTCCGCTATGGCATGGCTGAGCTGGAGGATCAGATCGGCAGCGTAACGGGGCTGGCCTGGACCGAGGTCGGCGGAGACACTCTAACCATTGAGGTTACAGTCGTACCGGGCTCCGGGAAGCTGACCCTGACCGGCAAGCTGGGAGACGTTATGAAGGAATCTGCTCAAGCGGCCTTCAGCTATACGCGCTCGAAGGCCGGAGAGCTCGGGATTCAAGATGATTTCCATGAGAAGCTGGACGTCCATATTCATATTCCGGAGGGAGCGATCCCGAAGGATGGACCTTCAGCCGGCATTACAATAGCGACTGCACTCATCTCCGCTTTAACGAAGCGCCACGTCAACCGCGCTGTGGCGATGACGGGAGAAATCACCCTGCGCGGACGGGTATTGCCGATCGGAGGGCTGAAGGAGAAATCCCTGGCAGCTCATCGTGCAGGCTACAAGAAGATTCTGCTCCCCAAAGACAATGAACGCGATCTGCGTGAAATACCGGACAGTGTAAAGAATGATGTGGAGTTTGTTCCGGTATCTCACATGGATCAAGTGCTGCAGCATGCGCTTGTTGAACAGGCGGGACTGCACTAGAGAGGAATTTACTGCATATGAAAGTTAATCAAGCCGAATTTGTAATCAGCGCTGTCCGACCTGAACAGTATCCTGATGACGCCTTGCCAGAGATTGCTCTGGCAGGGCGTTCCAATGTGGGGAAGTCTTCCTTGATCAACACCTTGATCACGAGAAAGAACCTGGCCCGGACAAGCTCAACGCCAGGCAAAACCCAGCATCTGAACTACTACCGGATTGAAAATGGCCTTTATTTCGTCGACGTTCCGGGCTATGGCTACGCCAAAGTGTCCAAGACCCAGCGTGCCGCCTGGGGAGCCATGATTGAGCGTTACATGCTGGAGCGCGATGTGCTCAAGCTGGTGCTGCTGGTCGTGGATCTCCGCCATCCGCCTTCCAAGGATGATGTCAGTATGTATGATTGGCTGCAGCATTATGACCGCCCGATCTGTGTGGTAGCGACCAAGGCGGATAAAATTCCGCGCAGCCGGTGGCAGAAGCATATCAAGGTTGTGAAAGAAACGCTGGGCTTTCGAAAGGATCATCAGCTGGTCATGTTTTCATCGGAGACGGGGATGGGTAAAGATGAATTATGGAGTATTATTCAGTCCCATATTCACGAATAGGGCAGGGATACGGTGAATTTTCAGTAGGATTTGAAGGATGTCGCTGAAATTCCTGCGTAAAACGAACCTAAAAGCGTTTTTTTATGAAATATGATGAATAATCTCCGTTCAATCACAAGAAAATCTTTGGCGTCTGCTGTATAATGGACCTAAGGATTGTTAAAAGAATTGAGGAGATTTTTATGGCTCATAAGATAGCCACAGAATATGTTAACGCCACCATGCAAATGACGGATGTTCAAATGGATCAATTCCTCCAAGGAAAGAGAGGTTCCACCCTGCAAATGCGGGTCGGGGTCTTAGAAGGCGGAGGGCATGCAATCATGCTCGAAGATGAAAGCGGGGAAGAAGTTCATTTGCCTTTTGAGCGCAGAAATGGCATGTATGTCTGTGAGTTATCGTGCCGACTGGTAACCCCTAAACTGACCAACGAGGTCCGCAAGCTGTTTGCGGCATTCAAGGGCAGCGGACGGGTTAACCGGATTTACCGAGGATTTACGATGAGCTATGACTACCATGAAGGCACGGTACAACGGATCGCCCAATTGGCAGACGGAGAATGCAGCCTGGTGTATGAGCACAAGGATACAGCCGGAGAGCTGGAGCGTCTGTTTCAGAGTCACGCAGCAGAAGTCGAGATCAAGGTCATCCAGGACCGGGTGAATGCCCTGTTGGATGAGCGGCTGAAGTCTACATCCATGACACATACCCGGAACATTGATGAGCAGCTACGCCTTTATAATCATCGCTTATTCATATTAGAAGCCTAACACTTACTATGCCTTGCGGCTTACCGCAGGGCATTTTCTTTGACCATGTAAAGACATTTCTGACTTTCTGACGCGGTTTGTTAATTTTAATGGACGGTGTAGCAAGGAACCGGGAATATTCATATGCTGGTCTGTAAAATAATTATCTCTTCTTTTTTTAAGAAATGTGTTGCAATTCGCCGTCATAGATGTTATTTTTAATCTCGTTGAAAAGAATATAGGAACCAGGATTCACTCAGGACATGTAATGTTGCGAGAGATTATTCCCTCGGGAAGTGAATGACGTAGGTCCTAGCGGATGAAATTTTTCAAACATTTTATTCCTAGGAAGGGGGAAACCGGAAGATGGAATACTCTACTTTCGGAAGACACGTTGCTGTTGATACTTGGGGAGTTGACTTCGAACTACTGAACAATGCGGAATACCTGCAGTCTCAGATGGTGGAAGCTGCTGAAGCCTGCGGAGCAACGGTACTGTCCGTACAGTCCAAGCAATTTGAACCACAAGGTGCAACGGTGCTTGTGCTGTTGTCGGAAAGCCATCTCTCTATTCATACTTACCCTGAGAGAGGTTTTGCTGCGATTGACTGTTATACCTGCGGAGAAACAGTGGATCCGCAATTGGCCATTGATTACCTGGTATCCGCACTGAAACCTGAGAAATGCTACGCCAAGAAGCTTGTACGCGGACTGGGCGAGATGAAGGTCGAAACTCCTGATATGAAGCAGGCTGAACTGGTGTAAATCACCATCCAAATGTGTATAGAAATAACCATGGAATATTCCATGGTTATTTATTTTATGGAATCTGCAGCAGATCTGACCATTTCCCTGACCTTGCATATCTTGGCTTGAAACTTACCACAATAGTACAGGAAGGTCAGTGCATTTAGGCAGCAGATGAAGAAGATGGCGATTTCATAAACATTTCATAAAAGCAACAAGCCTATTCGACATACTATGATATAATTATTTATGGCTATAAAAGATCTGGAACACATCATTTATTAGGCAGGTGAACATCC is part of the Paenibacillus algicola genome and harbors:
- the speD gene encoding adenosylmethionine decarboxylase, whose protein sequence is MEYSTFGRHVAVDTWGVDFELLNNAEYLQSQMVEAAEACGATVLSVQSKQFEPQGATVLVLLSESHLSIHTYPERGFAAIDCYTCGETVDPQLAIDYLVSALKPEKCYAKKLVRGLGEMKVETPDMKQAELV
- the lon gene encoding endopeptidase La, which codes for MGPHKSKDRRFPLLPLRGLLVYPSMVLHLDVGREKSVKALEKAMVEDNLILLCSQSEVNIEEPTQEDIFRIGTIANVRQMLKLPNGTIRVLVEGMERAEIIEYTDNEEFYEVLARELPEEENDDFEVSALMRTVLSQFENYINLSKKVTPETLAAVSDIDEPGRLADVITSHLSLKIKDKQEILETIDVRKRLEKLLDILNNEREVLELERKINQRVKKQMEKTQKEYYLREQMKAIQKELGDKEGRTGEVEELRSQLQDLELPEAVREKVEKEIDRLEKMPASSAEGGVIRNYVDWLLALPWTSETEDDLDIKKAEQVLDEDHYGLEKPKERVLEYLAVQKLVKKLKGPILCLVGPPGVGKTSLARSIARSLERKFVRISLGGVRDEAEIRGHRRTYVGAMPGRIVQGMKTAGSRNPVFLLDEIDKMASDFRGDPASALLEVLDPEQNNTFSDHFVELPFDLSQVMFVTTANALHTIPRPLLDRMEVLYIPGYTELEKQQIATRYLLPKQKRDHGLEPDQLHLEEDALLKVIREYTRESGVRNLEQQIAALCRKTAKKIVTSEPGVITITAEDIKEYLGVPKFRYGMAELEDQIGSVTGLAWTEVGGDTLTIEVTVVPGSGKLTLTGKLGDVMKESAQAAFSYTRSKAGELGIQDDFHEKLDVHIHIPEGAIPKDGPSAGITIATALISALTKRHVNRAVAMTGEITLRGRVLPIGGLKEKSLAAHRAGYKKILLPKDNERDLREIPDSVKNDVEFVPVSHMDQVLQHALVEQAGLH
- the yihA gene encoding ribosome biogenesis GTP-binding protein YihA/YsxC, with amino-acid sequence MKVNQAEFVISAVRPEQYPDDALPEIALAGRSNVGKSSLINTLITRKNLARTSSTPGKTQHLNYYRIENGLYFVDVPGYGYAKVSKTQRAAWGAMIERYMLERDVLKLVLLVVDLRHPPSKDDVSMYDWLQHYDRPICVVATKADKIPRSRWQKHIKVVKETLGFRKDHQLVMFSSETGMGKDELWSIIQSHIHE
- a CDS encoding non-ribosomal peptide synthetase module; its protein translation is MAHKIATEYVNATMQMTDVQMDQFLQGKRGSTLQMRVGVLEGGGHAIMLEDESGEEVHLPFERRNGMYVCELSCRLVTPKLTNEVRKLFAAFKGSGRVNRIYRGFTMSYDYHEGTVQRIAQLADGECSLVYEHKDTAGELERLFQSHAAEVEIKVIQDRVNALLDERLKSTSMTHTRNIDEQLRLYNHRLFILEA